In a single window of the Streptomyces sp. 846.5 genome:
- a CDS encoding DUF6188 family protein: MSESSLAEHDDRWIMNLRGLTVVEIGISFQLSLLLDPEARVVLGCPFALTHYGDDGRQDVSLDPGRQDVTAAIRLFGAKVLSAVAFKTGSMRLVFDNGWHLNSRADPSFEAWDVLGPGGWRIISMPGGKLAVWSGRD; this comes from the coding sequence GTGAGTGAATCTTCGTTGGCCGAGCATGACGACCGTTGGATCATGAATCTTAGGGGGCTGACCGTTGTCGAGATCGGCATCAGCTTCCAGCTGTCCCTGCTCCTCGACCCGGAGGCGCGCGTGGTACTTGGATGCCCCTTCGCGCTAACCCACTACGGCGACGACGGCCGCCAGGACGTCAGCCTTGATCCGGGGCGGCAGGATGTGACGGCGGCAATCCGGCTATTCGGGGCGAAGGTCTTGTCGGCGGTGGCCTTCAAGACGGGCTCGATGCGGCTGGTGTTCGACAACGGCTGGCACCTCAACAGCCGGGCGGACCCGTCGTTCGAGGCGTGGGACGTGCTGGGCCCGGGAGGCTGGCGAATCATCTCGATGCCGGGCGGGAAACTCGCCGTCTGGTCCGGGCGAGACTAG
- a CDS encoding IS3 family transposase translates to MCRFIDAEKATEDNPGGYSVSLLCRTLALPRSTYYAHCAAAPVRRVRDREQERLVGEIRVLHAGSRGAYGSPRVHAALARAGRPVNRKRIERLMRENGIEGVTRRRGRGLTRQAKRAVFAADLIGRDFTAPRPGMRMVGDMTELVTGEGKLYLATCIDLATREVTGWAMADHHRAELPVAALEMAAGRGVLEQGCIMHTDRGSEYTGAEFRSAIEKLDMRQSRG, encoded by the coding sequence GTGTGCCGCTTCATCGACGCGGAGAAGGCCACCGAGGACAACCCCGGGGGCTACAGCGTGTCCCTGCTGTGCCGGACGTTGGCGCTGCCGCGCTCCACCTACTACGCCCACTGCGCGGCCGCCCCGGTCCGCCGGGTCCGCGATCGGGAGCAGGAGCGGCTGGTGGGCGAGATCCGGGTGCTGCACGCCGGCTCGCGCGGGGCCTATGGGTCCCCGCGTGTGCATGCCGCGCTGGCCCGGGCCGGGCGGCCGGTGAATCGCAAGCGGATCGAGCGGCTGATGCGGGAGAACGGCATCGAGGGCGTCACCCGACGTCGTGGGCGTGGGCTGACTCGGCAGGCCAAGCGGGCGGTGTTCGCTGCCGATCTGATCGGGCGGGACTTCACCGCGCCGCGTCCGGGGATGCGTATGGTTGGCGATATGACTGAACTGGTCACCGGGGAAGGGAAGTTGTATCTGGCGACCTGCATCGACCTGGCCACGCGCGAGGTGACCGGGTGGGCGATGGCCGACCATCACCGTGCCGAGCTTCCGGTGGCCGCGCTGGAGATGGCTGCGGGACGCGGAGTTCTGGAGCAGGGCTGCATCATGCACACGGACCGCGGCAGCGAGTACACCGGTGCCGAATTCCGTTCGGCGATAGAGAAGTTGGACATGAGGCAGAGCAGGGGCTGA
- a CDS encoding peptidase inhibitor family I36 protein, with protein MRIRFGRRTGKLAIVGTLTVAALSLATGGAFAATPPTGAEACPSGNVCLYFNSPQYGWGAWEDWSPGQSLSLSDFKFAHWGNGSGYGQTVYDKAASIVNNTGHTVVLESDLGHDDYYLAGYAGSLTSFTYNHDALLYC; from the coding sequence ATGCGTATCAGGTTCGGGCGGCGCACCGGCAAGCTTGCGATCGTGGGGACGCTCACGGTCGCCGCGTTGAGCTTGGCCACGGGAGGCGCTTTCGCCGCCACGCCGCCGACGGGGGCCGAGGCCTGCCCGAGCGGGAACGTGTGCTTGTACTTCAACTCGCCGCAGTACGGCTGGGGCGCGTGGGAAGACTGGTCGCCTGGCCAGAGCCTCAGTCTGTCGGACTTCAAGTTCGCTCACTGGGGGAACGGTTCTGGTTACGGGCAGACGGTGTACGACAAGGCTGCCTCGATCGTCAACAACACCGGCCACACGGTGGTCCTTGAGTCGGACCTTGGCCACGACGACTACTACCTCGCGGGCTACGCCGGATCCCTGACCTCCTTCACCTACAACCACGACGCTCTCCTGTACTGCTGA
- a CDS encoding DUF2625 domain-containing protein — protein MHELDELINVDAPAWPELQELFMASAAPLEVLPVDDAEGRRCLLQMQVTARSALGSLVLNSGGLVVDGGWVRVFGGGSGSDDRNMPSLAKVNRFPADFDPTWSPSTGLIVGHDVLGGVFALNGDDPAAAGRPGVPGQMAYFAPDTLAWEAMEMGHSAWISWLLSSRLETFYDGLRWPGWRDDASALDFTQGITVYPFLWTKEAHADLAATSRRPVPMREVLGVAADFARQMGPADPGLLGDV, from the coding sequence ATGCATGAACTCGACGAGCTGATCAACGTGGACGCCCCGGCTTGGCCAGAGCTCCAGGAGCTGTTCATGGCGAGCGCGGCGCCGTTGGAGGTGCTGCCGGTCGACGACGCCGAAGGCCGCCGCTGCCTGCTGCAGATGCAGGTCACCGCGCGATCCGCGCTCGGCAGCCTGGTGCTGAACAGCGGCGGCCTGGTCGTGGACGGCGGCTGGGTCCGGGTGTTCGGCGGGGGTTCAGGCTCTGACGACCGCAACATGCCGAGCTTGGCTAAGGTCAACCGGTTCCCCGCTGACTTCGACCCCACCTGGAGCCCCTCGACCGGCCTTATCGTCGGCCACGACGTCCTCGGCGGGGTGTTCGCCCTCAACGGCGATGACCCCGCCGCTGCGGGACGCCCCGGCGTTCCAGGACAGATGGCCTACTTCGCCCCGGACACGCTCGCGTGGGAAGCGATGGAGATGGGCCACTCAGCCTGGATCTCCTGGCTGCTGTCCAGCCGCCTGGAGACCTTCTATGACGGACTGAGGTGGCCCGGTTGGCGCGACGACGCCTCCGCTTTGGACTTCACGCAGGGGATCACCGTGTATCCGTTTCTGTGGACGAAGGAGGCCCATGCCGACCTCGCGGCCACCAGTCGGCGGCCGGTGCCCATGCGCGAGGTCCTCGGCGTGGCCGCCGACTTCGCTCGACAGATGGGCCCGGCTGATCCGGGGCTCCTCGGCGACGTGTAG
- a CDS encoding MarR family transcriptional regulator, producing the protein MSDELNIGEIATALLTSVGALLRRVRQVRAEGELTMPERVALSHLDSTGPTTSAELARQEQITAQAMGATLGGLQARGLVERGADPRDGRRVLLALTDTGRQALADKRSARTEQVAQALADGFTPQELEQLAAAAPLLDRLAQRI; encoded by the coding sequence ATGAGTGACGAGCTGAACATCGGCGAGATCGCCACCGCTCTGCTGACCAGCGTCGGCGCGCTGCTGAGGCGTGTGCGTCAGGTGCGGGCCGAGGGCGAGCTCACGATGCCCGAGCGCGTTGCCCTGTCCCATCTGGACAGCACCGGCCCGACGACGTCCGCGGAGCTGGCCCGGCAGGAGCAGATCACCGCGCAGGCGATGGGGGCCACACTCGGCGGCCTCCAAGCGCGCGGACTGGTCGAGCGCGGCGCCGATCCGCGGGACGGCAGGCGTGTACTGCTGGCGCTGACCGACACGGGTCGCCAAGCGCTGGCGGACAAGCGCAGCGCCCGCACCGAGCAGGTCGCGCAGGCGCTCGCGGACGGCTTCACGCCGCAGGAGCTGGAACAGCTCGCCGCGGCCGCGCCACTGCTCGATCGGCTGGCACAAAGGATCTGA
- a CDS encoding MDR family MFS transporter → MAKATAEDRIDPKVMKIAVALIVGSLAVVFDTTIVSVALQTLSQQLHVPISTVQWVSTGYLLALGVSIPLAGWAQSRFGGKRVWMFALAVFLVGSVLCSLAWNAGSLIVFRIIEGLGGGLMLPLFSTLIMQAAAGKALGRTMSIVTLPFVVGPIAGPVIGGALLNWLDWRWLFWVNVPFCAVGFVLARRMLDPDTTDARPRFDTLGWLLLSPSLVAFLFGLANSSKGGGFGRTDSFAPVLAGALLLLVFALHSTRRSGDALVDVRLLAHRPLASASASMFLSGAALYGSMALLPLYWQQVRGADALQAGLLVAPLGLGALLSRPLAGGLSDKFGARWVACTGFAIVGLSTVPFALATTTTNKWLLMAVLVVRGFGLAAVSIPLQAAAFVGLRRDQIPHAGIITRITQQIGGSFGVALLAVILDIALRHHMGSATQAARAFDQAFWWAAGFTALALVLSLLLPGRIPTEAPKKPETTKPPSDRLTA, encoded by the coding sequence ATGGCCAAGGCAACCGCAGAGGATCGCATCGATCCGAAAGTCATGAAGATCGCCGTCGCGCTCATTGTGGGCTCGTTGGCCGTGGTCTTCGACACCACGATCGTCAGCGTCGCGCTGCAGACCCTCTCGCAGCAGCTGCACGTGCCGATCTCCACGGTCCAGTGGGTGAGCACCGGATACCTGCTGGCACTCGGCGTGTCCATCCCGCTGGCGGGCTGGGCCCAGTCCCGCTTCGGCGGCAAGCGGGTGTGGATGTTCGCCCTGGCCGTGTTCCTGGTCGGCTCGGTCCTGTGCAGTCTGGCCTGGAACGCCGGGAGCCTCATCGTCTTCCGGATCATCGAGGGGCTCGGCGGGGGACTCATGCTCCCTCTGTTCTCAACGCTGATCATGCAGGCCGCAGCGGGCAAGGCTCTGGGGCGCACGATGTCGATCGTCACCCTGCCGTTCGTGGTAGGGCCGATCGCGGGCCCGGTGATCGGCGGCGCCCTGTTGAACTGGCTCGACTGGCGGTGGCTGTTCTGGGTGAATGTCCCCTTCTGCGCGGTCGGATTCGTCCTCGCCCGGCGGATGCTGGACCCGGACACCACCGACGCGCGACCACGCTTCGACACCCTCGGCTGGCTGCTGCTCTCACCCAGCCTGGTCGCGTTCCTGTTCGGACTGGCCAACTCATCGAAGGGCGGCGGCTTCGGCCGAACAGACTCGTTCGCCCCAGTGCTGGCCGGCGCCCTCCTCCTGCTGGTCTTCGCCCTGCATTCGACCCGTCGTTCCGGCGACGCCCTGGTCGACGTCCGGCTGCTTGCACACCGCCCGCTCGCCTCGGCGTCCGCGTCAATGTTCCTGTCCGGCGCCGCACTCTACGGCAGCATGGCGCTGCTGCCGCTGTACTGGCAGCAGGTACGCGGAGCCGACGCACTTCAAGCAGGCCTGCTGGTCGCACCACTGGGCCTCGGCGCGCTCCTGAGCCGCCCGCTGGCCGGCGGACTCAGCGACAAGTTCGGGGCCAGATGGGTCGCCTGCACCGGATTCGCCATCGTGGGACTGTCCACCGTGCCCTTCGCCCTGGCCACGACCACGACGAACAAGTGGCTCCTGATGGCGGTGCTGGTGGTCCGCGGCTTCGGCCTCGCCGCCGTATCCATCCCCCTGCAAGCCGCCGCGTTCGTCGGCCTGCGGCGCGACCAGATACCGCACGCCGGCATCATCACCCGCATCACCCAGCAGATCGGCGGGTCCTTCGGTGTCGCATTGCTCGCCGTCATCCTCGACATCGCCCTGCGCCACCACATGGGATCAGCGACTCAGGCCGCCCGCGCCTTCGACCAGGCGTTCTGGTGGGCAGCCGGCTTCACCGCCCTCGCACTCGTCCTGAGCCTGCTGCTGCCAGGCCGCATCCCGACGGAAGCTCCCAAGAAGCCGGAAACCACCAAACCGCCCTCAGACAGACTGACGGCCTGA